One Myxococcales bacterium genomic window carries:
- a CDS encoding OmpA family protein — translation MRPWTSAATAVTVASLVTAAHADPLEVGGFFGPRRFADDVVLGADGQGQTSLGTSVVLGPRIARPLLPWLVPELELAISPATTRAFDVSVFWLEPRALVRIELRPGARLRPFFGVGVGMATALSSKRVIYDSGLTVDGFGVAGLGWNPGRGLRVRLDVRVGVLPARADAARPVTVEGEVLLGVHVPLGRSHAAPTARGPERAPTELDRDGDGLADAEDACPDRAEDHDGFEDKDGCPDIDNDLDHVLDISDKCTEVAEVYNGFEDDDGCPDLVPPAVDQVVGTVEGLLYREGEAEVRAIAKDGLDRLAQVLEQNPSVRVILVGHTDDREALPEPAPPPADGAAPAGDPADGEALALELGRARATAVRAALIERGVARGRIVVDSAGAAAPVSDNGTPRGRLRNRRVELRLYIPDRGT, via the coding sequence ATGCGCCCATGGACCTCAGCCGCGACGGCCGTCACGGTGGCCTCGCTGGTGACCGCGGCTCACGCCGACCCGCTCGAGGTCGGCGGCTTCTTCGGACCGCGGCGCTTCGCCGACGACGTCGTGCTCGGTGCCGACGGCCAGGGCCAGACCTCGCTGGGCACCTCGGTCGTGCTGGGCCCGCGGATCGCGCGCCCGCTCTTGCCCTGGCTGGTGCCCGAGCTCGAGCTCGCGATCTCGCCGGCCACCACCCGCGCCTTCGACGTCAGCGTGTTCTGGCTCGAGCCGCGGGCGCTGGTGCGGATCGAGCTGCGCCCCGGCGCGCGCCTGCGCCCGTTCTTCGGCGTGGGCGTCGGCATGGCGACGGCGCTGTCGAGCAAGCGCGTGATCTACGACAGCGGCCTCACCGTCGACGGGTTCGGCGTGGCCGGGCTGGGCTGGAACCCCGGCCGCGGCCTGCGGGTGCGGCTCGACGTCCGCGTCGGCGTGCTGCCGGCGCGCGCCGACGCCGCCCGCCCGGTCACCGTCGAGGGCGAGGTGCTGCTCGGCGTCCACGTGCCCCTCGGAAGGTCCCACGCCGCGCCGACCGCGCGCGGCCCCGAGCGCGCGCCGACCGAGCTCGACCGCGACGGCGACGGCCTGGCCGACGCCGAGGACGCCTGCCCCGACCGCGCCGAGGACCACGACGGGTTCGAGGACAAGGACGGCTGCCCCGACATCGACAACGATCTCGACCACGTCCTCGACATCAGCGACAAGTGCACCGAGGTGGCCGAGGTCTACAACGGCTTCGAGGACGACGACGGCTGCCCCGACCTGGTCCCGCCCGCGGTCGATCAGGTGGTCGGCACCGTCGAGGGGCTGCTCTACCGCGAGGGCGAGGCCGAGGTCCGCGCGATCGCCAAGGACGGGCTCGATCGCCTGGCCCAGGTGCTCGAGCAGAACCCGTCGGTGCGGGTGATCCTGGTCGGGCACACCGACGACCGCGAGGCCCTGCCCGAGCCGGCGCCGCCGCCCGCCGACGGCGCCGCGCCCGCCGGCGATCCCGCCGACGGCGAGGCCCTCGCGCTCGAGCTCGGGCGGGCGCGCGCGACCGCCGTGCGCGCGGCGCTGATCGAGCGCGGCGTCGCCCGCGGCCGGATCGTCGTCGACAGCGCCGGCGCCGCCGCGCCGGTGTCCGACAACGGCACGCCGCGCGGCCGCCTGCGCAACCGCCGGGTCGAGCTGCGCCTGTACATCCCCGACCGCGGCACCTGA
- a CDS encoding serine/threonine protein kinase — protein sequence MRPVPATVGKYQVLERLAVGGMAELLKAKALGEHGFEKLVVLKKILPHLAADPAFVQMFLDEARLTAQLDHPNIVHVFELGTDADTPYIAMQYVDGIDVLALLRECARTQIRLPAQLAALIARETLDALDYAHHALGADGRPLGLVHRDVSPGNVLVSRRGDVKLTDFGIARAFERNHKTEAGMLKGKYGYMSPEQVSGAELDGRSDVFALGIVLAETAMARRLFSAPSDLDVLLMVRDANLERLEKYAGDVPTELRVIAEKALQRRPEDRWRTAGEMRDAITGWLHRNGRPDARDLAGFVARIQAAPSMDDSAVVQSPQVEIATLSGPMTQMSQARALREKKVARAEFIAGVSSGAPDEVVEDEPSHDIVVETDLGPLDRGPRPAPTDAGDLRQISPIRLLHRLAVEQAGGLLVLEGRAGILKEAYFDAGHPQFVSSNVSTERFGEFLVAQGALSPQALARAVSVMPHFGGRLADTLVGLGLVRAIDAYRLLSKQVSAKLIDVCTWPKGRYRWYAGRNNPFTVKPLHLDAYRILGAGATALDVAFVDEWAAAHERDRLERGQVGVALPDFGLGEAVARVQGLATATTLGEVLARVRSADARTNFLRLLYLLVETGYVTAS from the coding sequence ATGCGGCCGGTACCCGCCACCGTCGGCAAGTACCAGGTGCTCGAGCGCCTGGCGGTCGGCGGCATGGCCGAGCTCTTGAAGGCCAAGGCCTTGGGCGAGCACGGCTTCGAGAAGCTGGTCGTGCTCAAGAAGATCCTGCCGCACCTCGCGGCCGATCCCGCCTTCGTCCAGATGTTCCTCGACGAGGCCCGGCTCACCGCCCAGCTCGATCACCCGAACATCGTCCACGTGTTCGAGCTCGGCACCGACGCCGACACGCCGTACATCGCGATGCAGTACGTCGACGGCATCGACGTGCTGGCGCTGCTGCGCGAGTGCGCGCGCACCCAGATCCGCCTGCCGGCCCAGCTGGCCGCGCTGATCGCGCGCGAGACCCTCGACGCGCTCGACTACGCCCACCACGCGCTCGGCGCCGACGGCCGGCCGCTGGGCCTGGTCCACCGCGACGTGTCGCCGGGCAACGTGCTGGTGTCGCGCCGCGGCGACGTCAAGCTCACCGACTTCGGCATCGCCCGCGCGTTCGAGCGCAACCACAAGACCGAGGCCGGCATGCTCAAGGGCAAGTACGGCTACATGTCGCCCGAGCAGGTGTCGGGCGCCGAGCTCGACGGCCGCAGCGACGTGTTCGCGCTCGGGATCGTGCTGGCCGAGACCGCGATGGCGCGGCGGCTGTTCTCGGCGCCGAGCGATCTCGACGTGCTGCTGATGGTGCGCGACGCCAACCTCGAGCGGCTCGAGAAGTACGCGGGCGACGTCCCGACCGAGCTGCGGGTGATCGCCGAGAAGGCGCTGCAGCGACGGCCCGAGGATCGCTGGCGGACCGCGGGCGAGATGCGCGACGCGATCACCGGCTGGCTGCACCGCAACGGCCGGCCCGACGCCCGCGATCTGGCCGGGTTCGTGGCGCGGATCCAGGCGGCGCCGTCGATGGACGACAGCGCGGTCGTGCAGTCGCCCCAGGTCGAGATCGCGACGCTGTCGGGGCCGATGACCCAGATGAGCCAGGCCCGGGCGCTGCGCGAGAAGAAGGTGGCCCGGGCCGAGTTCATCGCCGGCGTGTCGAGCGGCGCGCCCGACGAGGTGGTCGAGGACGAGCCGTCCCACGACATCGTCGTCGAGACCGATCTCGGGCCGCTCGATCGCGGGCCCCGACCGGCGCCCACCGACGCGGGCGACCTGCGGCAGATCTCGCCGATCCGCCTGCTGCACCGGCTCGCGGTCGAGCAGGCCGGCGGCCTGCTCGTGCTCGAGGGCCGGGCCGGCATCCTCAAGGAGGCGTACTTCGACGCCGGCCACCCGCAGTTCGTGTCGTCGAACGTCAGCACCGAGCGGTTCGGCGAGTTCCTGGTGGCGCAGGGGGCGCTGTCGCCGCAGGCGCTGGCGCGCGCGGTGTCGGTGATGCCGCACTTCGGCGGCCGGCTGGCCGACACGCTGGTCGGGCTCGGGCTCGTGCGCGCGATCGACGCGTACCGGCTCCTGTCGAAGCAGGTGAGCGCCAAGCTGATCGACGTGTGCACGTGGCCCAAGGGCCGCTACCGCTGGTACGCCGGGCGCAACAACCCGTTCACCGTCAAGCCGCTCCACCTCGACGCGTACCGGATCCTCGGCGCCGGCGCCACCGCGCTCGACGTCGCGTTCGTCGACGAGTGGGCCGCGGCCCACGAGCGCGATCGCCTCGAGCGCGGGCAGGTCGGCGTCGCGCTGCCCGACTTCGGCCTCGGCGAGGCGGTCGCTCGGGTCCAGGGCCTCGCGACCGCGACCACGCTGGGCGAGGTGCTGGCGCGGGTGCGCTCGGCCGACGCCCGCACCAACTTCCTGCGCCTGCTGTACCTGCTGGTCGAGACCGGCTACGTCACGGCCAGCTGA
- the gloB gene encoding hydroxyacylglutathione hydrolase produces MRIVPVPCLSDNFAYLVICEATKAAAVVDPGEAPPIAAAVAAEGVTLVAIWATHHHPDHVGGVAALVAAQPDLAVIGHASDRPRIGGLTRGVVAGDELELGELRARVIENPGHTSGAISFVVGDAVFTGDTLFGAGCGRMFEGTPPQMQASLARLAALPPTTRVYFGHEYTAANLRFAAAVEPDNPAIAARAAAIVAGVATTPSTIADERATNPFVRVTEPTVVAAACARDASIDPADPAAVFGILRRWKDTFR; encoded by the coding sequence GTGCGTATCGTCCCCGTGCCCTGCCTGTCCGACAACTTCGCCTACCTGGTGATCTGCGAGGCCACCAAGGCCGCCGCCGTGGTCGATCCCGGGGAGGCGCCGCCGATCGCCGCCGCGGTCGCGGCCGAGGGCGTGACCCTGGTCGCGATCTGGGCGACCCACCACCACCCCGACCACGTCGGCGGCGTCGCGGCGCTGGTCGCGGCCCAGCCCGACCTCGCGGTGATCGGCCACGCCAGCGATCGCCCGCGCATCGGCGGCCTGACCCGCGGCGTGGTCGCCGGCGACGAGCTCGAGCTCGGCGAGCTGCGCGCGCGCGTGATCGAGAACCCCGGCCACACCAGCGGGGCGATCAGCTTCGTCGTCGGCGACGCGGTGTTCACCGGCGACACCCTGTTCGGCGCCGGCTGCGGCCGCATGTTCGAGGGCACGCCGCCGCAGATGCAGGCGTCGCTGGCGCGCCTGGCGGCGCTGCCGCCGACCACGCGCGTGTACTTCGGCCACGAGTACACCGCGGCCAACCTGCGGTTCGCGGCGGCGGTCGAGCCCGACAACCCCGCCATCGCCGCGCGGGCCGCGGCGATCGTGGCCGGGGTCGCGACGACGCCGTCGACGATCGCCGACGAGCGCGCGACCAACCCGTTCGTGCGCGTGACCGAGCCGACGGTGGTCGCGGCCGCGTGCGCGCGCGACGCCAGCATCGATCCGGCCGACCCGGCCGCGGTGTTCGGGATCCTGCGCCGCTGGAAGGACACGTTCCGGTAA
- a CDS encoding zinc-binding dehydrogenase codes for MRAQVLRQHGGPEVLEAAELPMPEPGPGQVRVAIAAVALNHLDLWVRRGGPAFHLEYPHRLGSDIVGTVDAVGPGVTDVALGTRAVVQPGLSCGLCLACLDGHDNLCRHYRILGENAQGGYAEAIVIPRVNLAPYPGELPWIEAAAAILPFLTAWQMVVRKGQVTPGATVLVQGGGSGVGVAAIQIAKLHGAHVITTVGSDDKVAAARGLGADVVVNYRTADFAEVARAHTGKRGVDLIIEHVGGEVFERSIRAVRSGGRIVTCGATAGFAPKIDLRHVFFRQIEILGSTMGSKADLLTVLGHVAAGRLHPIVHAAMPLAAAADGHRLLEARAAFGKVVLTVAP; via the coding sequence ATGCGAGCCCAAGTGTTGCGCCAGCACGGCGGCCCCGAGGTGCTCGAGGCGGCGGAGCTGCCGATGCCCGAGCCCGGCCCCGGTCAGGTGCGCGTCGCGATCGCCGCGGTCGCGCTCAACCACCTCGATCTGTGGGTCCGGCGCGGCGGCCCGGCCTTCCACCTCGAGTACCCGCACCGGCTCGGCTCCGACATCGTCGGCACCGTCGACGCGGTCGGGCCCGGCGTCACCGACGTCGCGCTCGGCACCCGCGCGGTCGTGCAGCCGGGGCTGTCGTGCGGCCTGTGCCTGGCCTGCCTCGACGGCCACGACAACCTGTGCCGGCACTACCGGATCCTCGGCGAGAACGCCCAGGGCGGCTACGCCGAGGCCATCGTCATCCCGCGCGTGAACCTGGCGCCCTACCCCGGCGAGCTGCCGTGGATCGAGGCGGCCGCGGCGATCCTGCCGTTCCTGACCGCGTGGCAGATGGTGGTCCGCAAGGGCCAGGTCACGCCCGGCGCGACCGTGCTGGTCCAGGGCGGCGGCTCCGGCGTCGGGGTCGCGGCGATCCAGATCGCCAAGCTCCACGGCGCCCACGTGATCACCACCGTCGGCAGCGACGACAAGGTCGCGGCCGCGCGCGGGCTCGGCGCCGACGTCGTCGTCAACTACCGGACCGCCGACTTCGCCGAGGTGGCCCGGGCCCACACCGGCAAGCGCGGCGTCGATCTGATCATCGAGCACGTCGGCGGCGAGGTGTTCGAGCGCTCGATCCGCGCGGTCCGCAGCGGCGGCCGCATCGTCACCTGCGGCGCCACCGCCGGGTTCGCGCCCAAGATCGATCTCCGGCACGTGTTCTTCCGCCAGATCGAGATCCTGGGCTCGACGATGGGCAGCAAGGCCGACCTCTTGACCGTGCTCGGCCACGTCGCCGCCGGCCGCCTGCACCCGATCGTCCACGCCGCGATGCCGCTCGCGGCCGCCGCCGACGGCCACCGCCTGCTCGAGGCCCGGGCCGCGTTCGGCAAGGTGGTGCTGACGGTGGCGCCGTGA
- a CDS encoding ABC transporter ATP-binding protein: MVVRGLGKDYGARTAVAALDLEVPSGSIFGLLGPNGAGKTTTISMIAGVVTPDRGTAMVAGHRVGAKGDAAKRALGLCPQELALYEDLTALQNLTFFARLYGLHGRALADALAWALDVAGLAERAREPVRTFSGGMKRRLNLAAAILHKPTLVILDEPTVGVDPQSRRHVFDAIRALRDDGMTVLYTSHYLEEVAELCDQVAIMDHGEIVAQGTLAELVARHGGVPPLELELAGDPAAVLAARALAARHGPLTGAGAVLRLPRPPALAPLFADLETAGATVVRVTAQATSLETVFLTLTGHSLRDE; this comes from the coding sequence GTGGTGGTGCGCGGCCTCGGCAAGGACTACGGCGCGCGGACCGCGGTCGCCGCGCTCGACCTCGAGGTCCCGAGCGGGAGCATCTTCGGGCTGCTCGGGCCCAACGGCGCCGGCAAGACCACGACGATCTCGATGATCGCCGGCGTGGTCACGCCCGATCGCGGCACCGCGATGGTCGCCGGCCACCGGGTCGGCGCCAAGGGCGACGCCGCCAAGCGCGCGCTCGGGCTGTGCCCGCAGGAGCTGGCGCTGTACGAGGATCTGACCGCGCTGCAGAACCTGACCTTCTTCGCGCGCCTCTACGGCCTCCACGGCCGGGCCCTGGCCGACGCGCTGGCGTGGGCGCTCGACGTCGCCGGCCTGGCCGAGCGCGCGCGCGAGCCGGTGCGCACGTTCTCGGGCGGGATGAAGCGGCGCCTCAACCTCGCCGCGGCGATCCTGCACAAGCCGACGCTGGTGATCCTCGACGAGCCCACCGTCGGCGTCGATCCCCAGAGCCGCCGCCACGTGTTCGACGCCATCCGCGCGCTGCGCGACGACGGCATGACCGTGCTCTACACCAGCCACTACCTCGAGGAGGTGGCCGAGCTGTGCGATCAGGTCGCGATCATGGACCACGGCGAGATCGTGGCGCAGGGCACGCTGGCCGAGCTGGTCGCGCGCCACGGCGGCGTGCCGCCGCTGGAGCTCGAGCTGGCCGGCGACCCGGCCGCGGTGCTGGCGGCCCGGGCGCTCGCGGCCCGCCACGGCCCGCTCACCGGCGCCGGCGCGGTGCTGCGGCTGCCGCGGCCGCCGGCCCTGGCGCCGCTGTTCGCCGACCTCGAGACCGCGGGCGCGACGGTCGTGCGGGTGACGGCCCAGGCGACCAGCCTCGAGACCGTGTTCCTGACCCTGACCGGCCACTCGCTGAGGGACGAATGA
- a CDS encoding ABC transporter permease, which produces MFEITPAVDAAAARRAVADERADAALILPADFDPAGGHPAELAIDQAGPPQVRLPVVGAVTAIVTRAVFPPAAGTDVTVLVPTTPPGIRRELAGITGFQVTVPGNAVLFGFFLALTVGMAFLEERKWGTWRRILAAPVSRASILVGKLVPYFVVGLVQFAFLFAIGVVAFGMRIGGSVAALALLTVAVVACATSLGLAIAAIGGSEKRMGSIGSVCLLVMGLLGGAMVPRAVMPPVMRSIGLAVPHSWALDGYTTLLVRDGAGVGDVLPQIGALLAFTLVFAGFGVARFRFER; this is translated from the coding sequence ATGTTCGAGATCACCCCCGCGGTCGACGCCGCGGCCGCGCGCCGCGCGGTCGCCGACGAGCGCGCCGACGCCGCGCTGATCCTGCCGGCCGACTTCGATCCCGCGGGCGGGCACCCGGCCGAGCTGGCGATCGATCAGGCCGGGCCGCCGCAGGTGCGGCTGCCGGTGGTCGGCGCGGTCACCGCGATCGTCACCCGCGCGGTGTTCCCGCCGGCGGCCGGCACCGACGTGACGGTGCTGGTGCCGACGACGCCGCCCGGCATCCGCCGCGAGCTGGCCGGGATCACCGGCTTCCAGGTCACGGTGCCCGGCAACGCCGTGCTGTTCGGGTTCTTCCTGGCGCTCACCGTCGGGATGGCGTTCCTCGAGGAGCGCAAGTGGGGCACCTGGCGCCGGATCCTGGCCGCGCCGGTGTCGCGCGCGTCGATCCTCGTCGGCAAGCTGGTGCCGTACTTCGTCGTCGGGCTGGTGCAGTTCGCGTTCCTGTTCGCGATCGGCGTCGTCGCGTTCGGCATGCGCATCGGCGGCAGCGTCGCCGCGCTGGCGCTCCTGACCGTCGCGGTCGTGGCGTGCGCGACCAGCCTGGGCCTGGCGATCGCGGCCATCGGCGGCAGCGAGAAGCGCATGGGCTCGATCGGCTCGGTGTGCCTGCTGGTCATGGGCCTGCTCGGCGGCGCGATGGTGCCGCGCGCGGTCATGCCGCCGGTCATGCGATCGATCGGCCTCGCGGTGCCGCACAGCTGGGCGCTCGACGGCTACACCACGCTGCTGGTCCGCGACGGCGCCGGGGTCGGCGACGTGCTGCCGCAGATCGGCGCGCTGCTCGCGTTCACGCTGGTGTTCGCCGGCTTCGGCGTGGCCCGGTTCCGGTTCGAGCGCTGA
- a CDS encoding O-acetylhomoserine aminocarboxypropyltransferase/cysteine synthase gives MTADSLRFETLALHAGYEPDPTTGSRAVPIYQTTSYKFRDADHAAALFALKEFGNIYTRIMNPTNDVFEKRLAALEGGVGALAVASGQAAATLAIATILKAGDELVSAASLYGGTYNLFKVTLPRFGITTRFVAIDDLAAVRAAIGPRTKALFIEALGNPRLDVPDLAALAQVAKDAGIPLIVDATAVTPALVNPIAHGANIVVHSATKYIGGHGTAIGGAIVDGGNFDWANGKFPEFTEPNPGYHGLKLHEAFGNLAFILKARVELLRDLGPSLSPFNAHAFITGLETLKLRVERHSENALAIAQFLQQHPRVAWVRYPGLEGDPSHALARRYFRGGFGGLVTFGVKGGLDAGKRLINSVKLFSLLANIGDARSLIIHPASTTHQQLSADEQRATGVTEDLVRLSVGLEHKDDIAADLDRALRASA, from the coding sequence ATGACCGCCGATTCGCTCCGCTTCGAGACCCTGGCCCTGCACGCCGGCTACGAGCCCGATCCGACGACCGGCTCGCGCGCGGTGCCGATCTACCAGACGACCTCCTACAAGTTCCGCGACGCCGACCACGCCGCGGCGCTGTTCGCGCTCAAGGAGTTCGGGAACATCTACACGCGGATCATGAACCCCACCAACGACGTGTTCGAGAAGCGGCTGGCCGCGCTCGAGGGCGGGGTCGGGGCGCTGGCGGTGGCGTCGGGCCAGGCGGCCGCGACCCTGGCGATCGCGACGATCCTCAAGGCCGGCGACGAGCTGGTCAGCGCGGCGTCGCTCTACGGCGGCACCTACAACCTGTTCAAGGTCACGCTGCCGCGGTTCGGCATCACCACCCGCTTCGTCGCGATCGACGACCTGGCCGCGGTGCGCGCGGCGATCGGCCCCAGGACCAAGGCGCTGTTCATCGAGGCGCTCGGCAACCCGCGCCTCGACGTCCCCGACCTCGCGGCGCTGGCGCAGGTGGCCAAGGACGCCGGCATCCCGCTGATCGTCGACGCCACCGCGGTGACCCCGGCGCTGGTCAACCCGATCGCCCACGGCGCCAACATCGTCGTCCACAGCGCGACCAAGTACATCGGCGGCCACGGCACCGCGATCGGCGGCGCGATCGTCGACGGCGGCAACTTCGACTGGGCCAACGGCAAGTTCCCCGAGTTCACCGAGCCCAACCCCGGCTACCACGGCCTCAAGCTGCACGAGGCGTTCGGCAACCTGGCGTTCATCCTCAAGGCCCGGGTCGAGCTCCTGCGCGACCTCGGCCCGTCGCTGTCGCCGTTCAACGCCCACGCGTTCATCACCGGCCTCGAGACGCTCAAGCTGCGGGTCGAGCGCCACTCCGAGAACGCGCTGGCGATCGCCCAGTTCCTGCAGCAGCACCCGCGCGTGGCCTGGGTCCGCTACCCGGGCCTCGAGGGCGATCCGTCGCACGCGCTGGCGCGGAGGTACTTCCGCGGCGGCTTCGGCGGCCTGGTGACGTTCGGCGTCAAGGGCGGCCTCGACGCCGGCAAGAGGCTGATCAACAGCGTCAAGCTGTTCTCGCTGCTCGCCAACATCGGCGACGCCCGCTCGCTGATCATCCACCCGGCGTCGACCACGCACCAGCAGCTGTCGGCCGACGAGCAGCGCGCGACCGGCGTGACCGAGGACCTCGTGCGGCTGTCGGTCGGGCTCGAGCACAAGGACGACATCGCCGCCGATCTCGATCGCGCGCTCCGGGCCAGCGCGTGA
- a CDS encoding alpha/beta fold hydrolase, whose amino-acid sequence MTAAGAPTWFELVLPPLALEAGAALAHHVVRGWHWGPAEDAAVLAATTIPVEAARRWQVEARATGALAVLARRQPSARTPLAPQIPTVLVVHALTGDAGAGGVDGWWAPLFGPGRALDPSQVRVVCVNLLGSCYGTSGPTDGGFPRLADDGHVAELAPSRGGFAVPAVDLPATITTWDQARSILAALDRLGVDRVEAVLGGSLGGMVALALAALDPDRFARLVPIAATAAASAWVLAWNHVGRQAVLADPGFPADARRGLELARQLAMVTYRAEPGLDATQGRGQGSAAWSSRARYRIQTYLEHQGAKLAARFDARAYLALLGAMDHHDLGRAPPAPGPDERWPARVPPPPAALAALGQGPRAPLPSSWGLDRVRAATTAVAIDGDQLFLPSHGEALVRALGARGTDARLEVITSPHGHDAFLIEWGQLDAIVRRALDVAPARTRWQPRLLRFPGVVGAAD is encoded by the coding sequence GTGACCGCCGCCGGCGCCCCGACCTGGTTCGAGCTGGTCCTGCCGCCGCTCGCGCTCGAGGCCGGCGCCGCGCTCGCGCACCACGTCGTGCGCGGCTGGCACTGGGGCCCGGCCGAGGACGCGGCGGTGCTGGCGGCGACGACGATCCCGGTCGAGGCCGCGCGCCGCTGGCAGGTCGAGGCGCGCGCGACCGGCGCCCTGGCGGTGCTGGCGCGCCGGCAGCCGTCGGCGCGGACGCCGCTGGCGCCGCAGATCCCGACGGTGCTGGTGGTGCACGCGCTCACCGGCGACGCCGGCGCCGGCGGCGTCGACGGCTGGTGGGCGCCGCTTTTCGGCCCTGGCCGCGCCCTCGATCCGAGCCAGGTGCGGGTCGTGTGCGTGAACCTGCTGGGCTCGTGCTACGGCACCTCCGGGCCGACCGACGGCGGCTTCCCGCGCCTGGCCGACGACGGCCACGTCGCCGAGCTGGCGCCGAGCCGCGGCGGCTTCGCGGTGCCCGCGGTCGACCTGCCGGCGACGATCACGACCTGGGATCAGGCCCGCAGCATCCTGGCCGCGCTCGATCGCCTCGGCGTCGATCGGGTCGAGGCGGTGCTGGGCGGCTCGCTCGGCGGCATGGTGGCGCTGGCGCTGGCCGCGCTCGATCCCGACCGGTTCGCGCGGCTGGTGCCGATCGCCGCGACCGCGGCGGCGTCGGCGTGGGTGCTCGCGTGGAACCACGTCGGGCGCCAGGCGGTGCTGGCCGATCCGGGCTTCCCGGCCGACGCCCGCCGCGGCCTCGAGCTGGCCCGACAGCTGGCGATGGTGACCTACCGGGCCGAGCCCGGCCTCGACGCCACCCAGGGCCGCGGCCAGGGCAGCGCCGCGTGGTCGTCGCGCGCGCGCTACCGGATCCAGACCTACCTCGAGCACCAGGGCGCCAAGCTGGCGGCTCGGTTCGACGCGCGCGCGTACCTGGCGCTGCTGGGCGCGATGGACCACCACGACCTCGGCCGCGCGCCGCCGGCGCCCGGTCCCGACGAGCGCTGGCCCGCGCGGGTGCCGCCGCCGCCCGCCGCCCTGGCGGCCCTGGGCCAGGGCCCGCGCGCGCCGCTGCCGTCGTCGTGGGGGCTCGATCGCGTCCGCGCCGCGACCACCGCGGTCGCGATCGACGGCGATCAGCTGTTCCTGCCCAGCCACGGCGAGGCGCTCGTGCGGGCGCTCGGGGCCCGCGGCACCGACGCCCGGCTCGAGGTGATCACCAGCCCGCACGGCCACGACGCGTTCCTGATCGAGTGGGGCCAGCTCGACGCGATCGTGCGGCGCGCGCTCGACGTGGCGCCGGCCCGGACCCGCTGGCAGCCCCGGCTCTTGCGGTTCCCGGGCGTGGTCGGCGCGGCGGACTGA
- a CDS encoding 4a-hydroxytetrahydrobiopterin dehydratase → MTTALLDRSGRDVPASAGRLIGAPLRALAAELSGAWAVVGDELRRRYAFAGFADAAAFAGAIAAIADADDHHPELAIGWGRIDVRLSTHDVDGLSERDFIVAAKLDRAYAAR, encoded by the coding sequence ATGACCACCGCGCTCCTCGATCGCTCGGGCCGTGACGTGCCCGCCTCCGCCGGTCGGCTGATCGGCGCGCCGCTGCGCGCGCTCGCGGCCGAGCTGAGCGGGGCCTGGGCCGTCGTCGGCGACGAGCTGCGCCGCCGCTACGCCTTCGCTGGGTTCGCCGACGCGGCCGCGTTCGCCGGGGCCATCGCCGCGATCGCCGACGCCGACGATCACCACCCCGAGCTCGCGATCGGCTGGGGCCGGATCGACGTGCGGCTGTCGACCCACGACGTCGACGGCCTGTCCGAGCGCGACTTCATCGTCGCCGCCAAGCTCGATCGCGCCTACGCCGCGCGCTGA